Proteins encoded in a region of the Neodiprion lecontei isolate iyNeoLeco1 chromosome 5, iyNeoLeco1.1, whole genome shotgun sequence genome:
- the LOC107221285 gene encoding PRKR-interacting protein 1 homolog: protein MADGSKSSEKQVERPIVAKSAVDLQRLKLMKLMKNPDKPILLPERPKSKNTPTVPEFVRNVMGSSAGAGSGEFHVYRHLRRKEYSRQKFIQEKGKKELLDEEYHRKLEANKEAANDATAKRRAKRLKKKQRQRQKKKLKPSNPQNSQSDESEHSDTPADDSGPEENIVVKSYSVTPSMNHNSEKLDNSVDSNERKGSCETEVSTSKIESDNH from the exons ATGGCGGATGGCAGCAAATCAAGTGAAAAACAGGTTGAAAGGCCTATCGTAGCTAAATCAGCCGTCGATTTGCAAAGGTTAAAGCTCAtgaagttgatgaaaaatcct GACAAACCAATCTTACTGCCCGAGAGACCTAAGTCCAAGAATACTCCAACTGTACCAGAATTTGTTCGAAATGTAATGGGCAGCAGCGCTGGTGCAGGAAGTGGAGAATTCCATGTGTACAGACACTTACGCCGCAAGGAATATTCCCGGCAGAAATTCATTCaagagaaaggaaagaag GAACTTTTGGATGAGGAATACCACAGGAAGTTGGAAGCCAATAAGGAAGCAGCGAATGATGCAACAGCCAAAAGGCGAGCCAagcggttgaaaaaaaaacagagacaaaggcagaaaaaaaaattgaagccTTCAAACCCTCAGAACAGCCAGAGCGACGAAAGCGAGCATAGCGATACACCAGCCGATGACTCAGGTCCTGAAGAAAATATTGTGGTGAAAAGTTACAGTGTTACTCCAAGTATGAATCACAATTCTGAAAAACTCGACAACAGTGTTGACAGTAACGAACGTAAAGGAA
- the LOC107221276 gene encoding NF-kappa-B essential modulator isoform X2, with translation MNEHRVCRDLRMDSFSDNSSRYELDSVTSTDSLHLITDEFRLRHVSTPDVSSAELSKRLAALEVENERLRVDLENSQVELNGRVVGNQSLKDKITELYIEAQASLQERLTLDNELKNAKRQVLAAENLKQWYQAQIHELQASKRGLQVEVDTYQRLVKEKHEVTLALTARCKQANDEYIVLSKKLRKERQELKEEIEQLRAKLTLGQAAAMPLKDPQTRLSPDLSTKLESTEDELRDTRVELKAMEQRLLSVEVQKNSLESALAKYRELISSMGINMEKCEMEKNEAKSRLNAVQIELNKVKSEKDVLESTLLNSKQEHGQVEQAIVQLKSQLNKMIAQHKLIKTRNIELESKAAVIQEIKNENKTLRSRSFAANSALFKKLRDAKRKIRYLEEQVNREDSRKQLFQARIETDSSLQECLKRALERNKELNDRLKLISMANKLEESIDEGYGDGFYQNITTEIPSPVPLNAELMHSVTQVLASGKNLLVPVQAGLEELHKKLETLDLGHRARFLNSGQMSSDSPTNSARR, from the exons ATGAACGAGCACCGAGTTTGCCGAGATTTAAGAATGGACAGCTTTTCCGATAACTCCTCAAGGTACGAGCTCGACTCTGTGACCTCGACAGATTCGCTGCACTTGATAACGGACGAATTTCGACTAAGGCACGTCTCCACCCCGGACGTGTCGAGTGCGGAATTATCAAAGCGCCTGGCGGCCCTCGAAGTTGAAAACGAGAGGTTAAGAGTAGACCTTGAAAATTCTCAGGTCGAATTGAATGGAAGAGTCGTGGGAAACCAGTCGCTGAAGGACAAGATCACCGAGCTGTACATCGAGGCCCAGGCTTCGCTCCAGGAAAGGCTTACGCTCGACAATGAGTTGAAGAATGCCAAGAGGCAGGTGCTAGCTGCTGAGAATTTGAAGCAGTGGTATCAGGCACAGATCCACGAGTTGCAGGCCAGCAAGAGGGGCCTTCAGGTCGAAGTTGATACTTATCAACGACTGGTGAAGGAGAAGCACGAAGTGACCTTGGCTCTGACTGCCAGGTGCAAGCAGGCCAATGACGAATACATCGTACTGAGtaaaaagttgagaaaagagcgccaggagtTGAAGGAAGAAATAGAACAGCTCAGGGCAAAACTTACACTAGGTCAAGCAGCGGCTATGCCACTCAAGGACCCCCAGACTCGCCTGTCGCCCGATTTGTCAACCAAATTGGAATCAACCGAGGACGAGCTTAGGGACACGAGAGTTGAGCTTAAAGCAATGGAGCAACGCCTCCTCAGCGTAGAGGTTCAGAAAAACTCACTGGAAAGTGCACTAGCCAAGTACAGAGAGTTGATATCCAGTATGGGGATAAACATGGAGAAGTgcgagatggaaaaaaatgaggCCAAGAGTCGACTCAACGCCGTGCAGATTGAACTCAATAAAGTTAAGTCTGAGAAGGATGTCCTTGAGTCGACGCTCTTGAACTCCAAACAGGAACATGGCCAAGTTGAACAGGCGATAGTCCAACTGAAATCTCAACTTAACAAAATGATTGCTCAACACAAACTGATTAAAACAAGAAACATCGAGTTGGAGTCTAAGGCCGCTGTGATtcaggaaattaaaaatgagaaCAAGACCTTAAGGTCTCGTTCATTTGCTGCTAATAGTGCTCTGTTCAAGAAGCTGAGAGATGCCAAACGGAAGATCAGATATTTGGAGGAGCAAGTTAACAGAGAAGACAGCAGAAAGCAATTGTTTCAAGCG AGGATTGAAACAGACTCCTCTTTACAGGAATGTCTCAAGCGGGCTCTTGAGAGAAATAAG GAGCTGAACGATCgactgaaattaatttcaatggcGAATAAGTTGGAAGAAAGTATTGACGAGGGATATGGAGACggattttatcaaaatataacTACGGAAATTCCTTCCCCAGTTCCTCTAAATGCCGAATTAATGCATAGTGTAACACAGGTTTTGGCTAGTGGTAAAAATTTACTGGTTCCTGTACAGGCAGGACTGGAAGAACTGCATAAAAAGCTTGAAACCCTTGATCTAGGACATCGTGCACGATTCTTGAACTCCGGGCAAATGTCCTCAGATTCACCTACAAACAGTGCTAG GAGAT
- the LOC107221276 gene encoding myosin heavy chain, clone 203 isoform X1 — protein MNEHRVCRDLRMDSFSDNSSRYELDSVTSTDSLHLITDEFRLRHVSTPDVSSAELSKRLAALEVENERLRVDLENSQVELNGRVVGNQSLKDKITELYIEAQASLQERLTLDNELKNAKRQVLAAENLKQWYQAQIHELQASKRGLQVEVDTYQRLVKEKHEVTLALTARCKQANDEYIVLSKKLRKERQELKEEIEQLRAKLTLGQAAAMPLKDPQTRLSPDLSTKLESTEDELRDTRVELKAMEQRLLSVEVQKNSLESALAKYRELISSMGINMEKCEMEKNEAKSRLNAVQIELNKVKSEKDVLESTLLNSKQEHGQVEQAIVQLKSQLNKMIAQHKLIKTRNIELESKAAVIQEIKNENKTLRSRSFAANSALFKKLRDAKRKIRYLEEQVNREDSRKQLFQARIETDSSLQECLKRALERNKELNDRLKLISMANKLEESIDEGYGDGFYQNITTEIPSPVPLNAELMHSVTQVLASGKNLLVPVQAGLEELHKKLETLDLGHRARFLNSGQMSSDSPTNSARIGTVTCNSRVIR, from the exons ATGAACGAGCACCGAGTTTGCCGAGATTTAAGAATGGACAGCTTTTCCGATAACTCCTCAAGGTACGAGCTCGACTCTGTGACCTCGACAGATTCGCTGCACTTGATAACGGACGAATTTCGACTAAGGCACGTCTCCACCCCGGACGTGTCGAGTGCGGAATTATCAAAGCGCCTGGCGGCCCTCGAAGTTGAAAACGAGAGGTTAAGAGTAGACCTTGAAAATTCTCAGGTCGAATTGAATGGAAGAGTCGTGGGAAACCAGTCGCTGAAGGACAAGATCACCGAGCTGTACATCGAGGCCCAGGCTTCGCTCCAGGAAAGGCTTACGCTCGACAATGAGTTGAAGAATGCCAAGAGGCAGGTGCTAGCTGCTGAGAATTTGAAGCAGTGGTATCAGGCACAGATCCACGAGTTGCAGGCCAGCAAGAGGGGCCTTCAGGTCGAAGTTGATACTTATCAACGACTGGTGAAGGAGAAGCACGAAGTGACCTTGGCTCTGACTGCCAGGTGCAAGCAGGCCAATGACGAATACATCGTACTGAGtaaaaagttgagaaaagagcgccaggagtTGAAGGAAGAAATAGAACAGCTCAGGGCAAAACTTACACTAGGTCAAGCAGCGGCTATGCCACTCAAGGACCCCCAGACTCGCCTGTCGCCCGATTTGTCAACCAAATTGGAATCAACCGAGGACGAGCTTAGGGACACGAGAGTTGAGCTTAAAGCAATGGAGCAACGCCTCCTCAGCGTAGAGGTTCAGAAAAACTCACTGGAAAGTGCACTAGCCAAGTACAGAGAGTTGATATCCAGTATGGGGATAAACATGGAGAAGTgcgagatggaaaaaaatgaggCCAAGAGTCGACTCAACGCCGTGCAGATTGAACTCAATAAAGTTAAGTCTGAGAAGGATGTCCTTGAGTCGACGCTCTTGAACTCCAAACAGGAACATGGCCAAGTTGAACAGGCGATAGTCCAACTGAAATCTCAACTTAACAAAATGATTGCTCAACACAAACTGATTAAAACAAGAAACATCGAGTTGGAGTCTAAGGCCGCTGTGATtcaggaaattaaaaatgagaaCAAGACCTTAAGGTCTCGTTCATTTGCTGCTAATAGTGCTCTGTTCAAGAAGCTGAGAGATGCCAAACGGAAGATCAGATATTTGGAGGAGCAAGTTAACAGAGAAGACAGCAGAAAGCAATTGTTTCAAGCG AGGATTGAAACAGACTCCTCTTTACAGGAATGTCTCAAGCGGGCTCTTGAGAGAAATAAG GAGCTGAACGATCgactgaaattaatttcaatggcGAATAAGTTGGAAGAAAGTATTGACGAGGGATATGGAGACggattttatcaaaatataacTACGGAAATTCCTTCCCCAGTTCCTCTAAATGCCGAATTAATGCATAGTGTAACACAGGTTTTGGCTAGTGGTAAAAATTTACTGGTTCCTGTACAGGCAGGACTGGAAGAACTGCATAAAAAGCTTGAAACCCTTGATCTAGGACATCGTGCACGATTCTTGAACTCCGGGCAAATGTCCTCAGATTCACCTACAAACAGTGCTAG aaTTGGAACCGTGACGTGTAATTCGCGTGTAATTCGTTGA
- the LOC107221275 gene encoding E3 ubiquitin-protein ligase RNF25 isoform X1 — MADPGIDERVTDEIEALKAILLDHELHIKENRRGEPECIETIVFPSTGEDSQSQYVCVRLVVDLLPGYPDVSPRVTLRNPRGLHEDTVRLIQADAEAKCQDFVGQPVMFELIELVREHLTCSNLPSGQCAVCLYGFREGDEFTKTECYHHFHSHCLAAHVAAAERHYREEQEKVPLWQQDPKNKFQAICPVCREVIKCDVENLSLAPPPFEVETAKDFAVTAELRELQHEMAALFLHQQQRGGIIDLEAEGVKMLLRTEEESTGTVEEPSPSGTSLTAIQNQEEPVVTQVQHPQQFGTQHKPNQYQPRQSQQNHQRHNNHGHRNRGRGRPNYRRHFDRVRQPETTPR, encoded by the exons ATGGCTGATCCTGGCATAGACGAAAG GGTGACCGATGAGATCGAAGCTCTCAAAGCTATTCTTCTAGATCACGAATTACACATCAAAGAAAACCGAAG AGGCGAACCGGAATGCATTGAGACCATAGTATTTCCATCAACTGGAGAAGACTCTCAGTCTCAGTACGTTTGTGTGAGATTAGTTGTGGATCTGCTACCTGGCTACCCAGATGTTTCGCCAAGGGTTACACTCCGTAATCCAAGAGGATTGCATGAAGACACCGTTCGTCTCATACAAGCGGATGCAGAAGCTAAGTGTCAAGATTTTGTTGGTCAGCCAGTTATGTTCGAGTTGATTGAG cTAGTACGGGAACATCTCACTTGTAGCAACTTGCCCTCTGGCCAATGCGCTGTTTGCCTCTATGGATTCAGAGAGGGTGATGAATTCACTAAAACCGAATGCTATCATCATTTTCACTCGCATTGCCTCGCAGCCCACGTAGCTGCTGCTGAACGGCATTATAGAGAGGAGCAGGAAAAAGTGCCGCTATGGCAACAAGATCCTAAAAACAAGTTCCAA GCAATCTGTCCCGTATGCCGCGAAGTGATTAAATGCGATGTTGAAAATCTAAGCCTTGCTCCACCGCCGTTTGAAGTTGAAACTGCAAAAGATTTTGCAGTTACTGCAGAACTGAGGGAACTGCAACATGAAATGGCTGCCTTATTTTTACATCAGCAGCAGAGGGGAGGAATAATAGATCTTGAAGCTGAGGGAGTTAAAATGCTTTTACGAACCGAAGAGGAGTCTACTGGTACTGTGGAAGAGCCCAGTCCTTCTGGGACGAGTTTAACTGCAATACAAAATCAAGAAGAACCAGTGGTGACTCAGGTG CAACACCCTCAGCAGTTCGGGACGCAGCATAAACCAAATCAATATCAGCCACGGCAATCGCAACAAAATCATCAGAGACACAATAATCATGGTCATCGAAACCGGGGACGTGGTCGTCCTAATTATCGACGCCACTTTGACAGAGTACGGCAACCAGAGACGACTCCCAGATGA
- the LOC107221275 gene encoding E3 ubiquitin-protein ligase RNF25 isoform X2, translating to MADPGIDERVTDEIEALKAILLDHELHIKENRRGEPECIETIVFPSTGEDSQSQYVCVRLVVDLLPGYPDVSPRVTLRNPRGLHEDTVRLIQADAEAKCQDFVGQPVMFELIELVREHLTCSNLPSGQCAVCLYGFREGDEFTKTECYHHFHSHCLAAHVAAAERHYREEQEKVPLWQQDPKNKFQAICPVCREVIKCDVENLSLAPPPFEVETAKDFAVTAELRELQHEMAALFLHQQQRGGIIDLEAEGVKMLLRTEEESTGTVEEPSPSGTSLTAIQNQEEPVVTQVFGTQHKPNQYQPRQSQQNHQRHNNHGHRNRGRGRPNYRRHFDRVRQPETTPR from the exons ATGGCTGATCCTGGCATAGACGAAAG GGTGACCGATGAGATCGAAGCTCTCAAAGCTATTCTTCTAGATCACGAATTACACATCAAAGAAAACCGAAG AGGCGAACCGGAATGCATTGAGACCATAGTATTTCCATCAACTGGAGAAGACTCTCAGTCTCAGTACGTTTGTGTGAGATTAGTTGTGGATCTGCTACCTGGCTACCCAGATGTTTCGCCAAGGGTTACACTCCGTAATCCAAGAGGATTGCATGAAGACACCGTTCGTCTCATACAAGCGGATGCAGAAGCTAAGTGTCAAGATTTTGTTGGTCAGCCAGTTATGTTCGAGTTGATTGAG cTAGTACGGGAACATCTCACTTGTAGCAACTTGCCCTCTGGCCAATGCGCTGTTTGCCTCTATGGATTCAGAGAGGGTGATGAATTCACTAAAACCGAATGCTATCATCATTTTCACTCGCATTGCCTCGCAGCCCACGTAGCTGCTGCTGAACGGCATTATAGAGAGGAGCAGGAAAAAGTGCCGCTATGGCAACAAGATCCTAAAAACAAGTTCCAA GCAATCTGTCCCGTATGCCGCGAAGTGATTAAATGCGATGTTGAAAATCTAAGCCTTGCTCCACCGCCGTTTGAAGTTGAAACTGCAAAAGATTTTGCAGTTACTGCAGAACTGAGGGAACTGCAACATGAAATGGCTGCCTTATTTTTACATCAGCAGCAGAGGGGAGGAATAATAGATCTTGAAGCTGAGGGAGTTAAAATGCTTTTACGAACCGAAGAGGAGTCTACTGGTACTGTGGAAGAGCCCAGTCCTTCTGGGACGAGTTTAACTGCAATACAAAATCAAGAAGAACCAGTGGTGACTCAGGTG TTCGGGACGCAGCATAAACCAAATCAATATCAGCCACGGCAATCGCAACAAAATCATCAGAGACACAATAATCATGGTCATCGAAACCGGGGACGTGGTCGTCCTAATTATCGACGCCACTTTGACAGAGTACGGCAACCAGAGACGACTCCCAGATGA
- the LOC107221289 gene encoding uncharacterized protein LOC107221289 isoform X1: MVPAFGLFVLLLPPLIVGAGDFDLHRGIGSTDHWLHASNDSATRSGLIISRFLPDGEFERVSTWPGFCAKETSIDWGDIDVTLREVWIKNEGRKLQLIYEGGILSDCFDVEADQDADDDRECSGSSRPEIEDEDEDEEEKGDEAVFQVTEKNIADWFVSAEDLRRQCFRVKTRTRNQVMARHGQSIRVRRGMFQALMMAPGTKWCGPTQLASRYNELGAFDQLDRCCRRHDHCHRAIPPMTQRYDYYNSMPFTLSHCGCDQRRYDDGDESNRRRRRRRGRHRGKRDLLIIPGTQWCGRGHRATKYTNLGGFGSADACCRRHDTTCPFFIPAFQTKYDLFNWGISTLMHCACDERFRTCLKMAGTSSANFVGKLFFNVVQTKCFVLKPQKACQRRSWWGKCEAYEYRKQAHLRDNVPY; this comes from the exons ATGGTGCCGGCATTCGGATTGTTTGTCTTACTGCTACCGCCCTTAATTGTTGGTGCGGGTGACTTCGACCTGCACCGCGGAATCGGAAGTACCGATCATTGGTTGCACGCTTCAAACGATTCGGCCACCCGGAGCGGCTTAATAATCAGCCGATTTCTCCCTGACGGAGAATTTGAACGGGTCAGCACGTGGCCCGGATTCTGTGCCAAAGAAACGTCCATCGATTGGGG GGACATCGATGTAACGCTGCGCGAAGTATGGATCAAAAATGAAGGCCGTAAATTGCAGCTGATCTACGAAGGCGGCATCCTCAGCGATTGTTTCGACGTTGAGGCAGATCAAGACGCCGATGATGATCGTGAGTGCAGTGGCTCTTCGAGGCCAGAGatcgaagacgaagacgaggaTGAGGAAGAGAAAGGGGACGAGGCTGTGTTCCAAGTAACCGAGAAGAACATCGCCGACTGGTTCGTCTCGGCCGAGGATCTTCGCCGTCAGTGTTTCCGGGTTAAAACCAGAACGCGGAATCAAGTTATGGCGCGGCACGGACAATC GATCAGAGTTAGGAGAGGAATGTTCCAAGCCCTGATGATGGCTCCGGGGACGAAATGGTGCGGACCGACGCAGCTAGCATCGCGTTATAACGAGCTCGGGGCTTTCGATCAGTTGGACAGATGCTGTCGTCGCCACGATCATTGTCACAGGGCGATTCCTCCGATGACCCAACGCTACGATTATTACAATTCCATGCCGTTCACTCTCAGTCACTGCGGATGCGACCAAAG GAGATACGATGACGGGGACGAGTCTAATAGACGGAGGCGAAGAAGACGAGGACGCCACCGGGGAAAACGCGACCTCCTTATCATACCCGGGACGCAGTGGTGCGGTCGGGGTCACAGAGCGACCAAGTACACCAATCTCGGTGGTTTCGGCTCGGCAGACGCGTGCTGCCGGCGCCATGACACCACCTGCCCGTTCTTCATACCCGCCTTTCAAACGAAATACGACCTCTTCAACTGGGGAATTTCTACCCTCATGCATTGTGCCTGCGACGAGCG TTTTCGAACGTGTCTGAAGATGGCCGGAACGTCGTCGGCGAACTTCGTTGGGAAATTGTTCTTCAACGTTGTACAGACAAAGTGTTTTGTTCTGAAGCCGCAAAAAGCCTGCCAGCGAAGATCGTGGTGGGGGAAATGCGAGGCTTACGAGTACCGGAAACAGGCGCATCTCAGGGACAACGTGCCGTACTGA
- the LOC107221289 gene encoding uncharacterized protein LOC107221289 isoform X2, whose protein sequence is MVPAFGLFVLLLPPLIVGAGDFDLHRGIGSTDHWLHASNDSATRSGLIISRFLPDGEFERVSTWPGFCAKETSIDWGDIDVTLREVWIKNEGRKLQLIYEGGILSDCFDVEADQDADDDRECSGSSRPEIEDEDEDEEEKGDEAVFQVTEKNIADWFVSAEDLRRQCFRVKTRTRNQVMARHGQSIRVRRGMFQALMMAPGTKWCGPTQLASRYNELGAFDQLDRCCRRHDHCHRAIPPMTQRYDYYNSMPFTLSHCGCDQSFRTCLKMAGTSSANFVGKLFFNVVQTKCFVLKPQKACQRRSWWGKCEAYEYRKQAHLRDNVPY, encoded by the exons ATGGTGCCGGCATTCGGATTGTTTGTCTTACTGCTACCGCCCTTAATTGTTGGTGCGGGTGACTTCGACCTGCACCGCGGAATCGGAAGTACCGATCATTGGTTGCACGCTTCAAACGATTCGGCCACCCGGAGCGGCTTAATAATCAGCCGATTTCTCCCTGACGGAGAATTTGAACGGGTCAGCACGTGGCCCGGATTCTGTGCCAAAGAAACGTCCATCGATTGGGG GGACATCGATGTAACGCTGCGCGAAGTATGGATCAAAAATGAAGGCCGTAAATTGCAGCTGATCTACGAAGGCGGCATCCTCAGCGATTGTTTCGACGTTGAGGCAGATCAAGACGCCGATGATGATCGTGAGTGCAGTGGCTCTTCGAGGCCAGAGatcgaagacgaagacgaggaTGAGGAAGAGAAAGGGGACGAGGCTGTGTTCCAAGTAACCGAGAAGAACATCGCCGACTGGTTCGTCTCGGCCGAGGATCTTCGCCGTCAGTGTTTCCGGGTTAAAACCAGAACGCGGAATCAAGTTATGGCGCGGCACGGACAATC GATCAGAGTTAGGAGAGGAATGTTCCAAGCCCTGATGATGGCTCCGGGGACGAAATGGTGCGGACCGACGCAGCTAGCATCGCGTTATAACGAGCTCGGGGCTTTCGATCAGTTGGACAGATGCTGTCGTCGCCACGATCATTGTCACAGGGCGATTCCTCCGATGACCCAACGCTACGATTATTACAATTCCATGCCGTTCACTCTCAGTCACTGCGGATGCGACCAAAG TTTTCGAACGTGTCTGAAGATGGCCGGAACGTCGTCGGCGAACTTCGTTGGGAAATTGTTCTTCAACGTTGTACAGACAAAGTGTTTTGTTCTGAAGCCGCAAAAAGCCTGCCAGCGAAGATCGTGGTGGGGGAAATGCGAGGCTTACGAGTACCGGAAACAGGCGCATCTCAGGGACAACGTGCCGTACTGA